One Centroberyx gerrardi isolate f3 chromosome 6, fCenGer3.hap1.cur.20231027, whole genome shotgun sequence genomic region harbors:
- the slc37a4a gene encoding glucose-6-phosphate exchanger SLC37A4a: protein MATASYGYYRSTIFLAMFVGYTLYYFNRKTFSFVMPSLMQEIELDKDDLGMITSSQSLAYAISKFISGVLSDQISARWLFSIGLFMVGGINVVFSWSSTVAVFSGLWFLNGLGQGLGWPPCGRVLRKWFEPSQFGTWWAILSCSMNLAGSLGPIIATVMAQSYSWRTTLLISGMTCVAVSFVCLLVIKNEPKDVGLPNVEAAAKKGKAGSSDESTLREFLLSPYLWVLSVSYLVVFGVKTACTDWGQLFLIQDKGQSTLMGSSYMSALEVGGLLGSLAAGYFSDKAVAKQGMRSHGNPRHFILICMMAGMFVSMYLFRVTVSPDSSKVWILTLGAVFGFSSYGPIALFGVIANESAPSNYCGTSHAIVALMANIGGFLSGLPFSTIAKHHGWEMAFWVAEITCAVTTVGFFLLRNIRTKMGHVSKKAD, encoded by the exons GGATACTACCGCAGCACGATCTTTCTGGCCATGTTTGTGGGCTACACGCTGTACTACTTCAACAGAAAGACATTTTCCTTCGTGATGCCTTCTCTAATGCAGGAGATTGAGCTGGACAAGGATGACCTGG GCATGATCACCAGCAGTCAGTCTTTGGCCTACGCTATCAGTAAGTTCATCAGCGGCGTGCTGTCGGACCAGATCAGCGCCCGCTGGCTCTTCTCCATTGGCCTGTTCATGGTGGGAGGCATCAACGTGGTCTTCTCCTGGTCCTCCACTGTGGCTGTCTTCTCTGGCCTCTGGTTTCTCAATGGCCTGGGACAGGGCCTTGGCTGGCCTCCCTGTGGCAGGGTGCTGCGCAAG TGGTTTGAGCCGTCTCAGTTTGGGACGTGGTGGGCGATTCTCTCCTGCAGCATGAATCTGGCTGGCAGTTTGGGCCCCATTATCGCCACGGTGATGGCCCAGAGCTACAGCTGGAGGACGACCCTGCTGATCTCAGGAATGACCTGTGTGGCGGTCTCCTTTGTCTGCCTGCTGGTCATCAAGAATGAGCCCAAGGACGTGGGGCTGCCCAATGTAGAGGCAGCAGCCAAGAAGGGCAAAGCAG GATCCAGTGATGAGAGCACCCTGAGAGAGTTCCTGCTGTCACCCTACCTGTGGGTGCTGTCTGTGTCCTACCTGGTGGTGTTCGGGGTGAAGACGGCCTGCACCGACTGGGGCCAGCTCTTCCTCATCCAGGACAAGGGCCAGTCCACACTCATGG GCAGCTCATACATGAGTGCGCTGGAGGTCGGAGGCCTGCTGGGCAGTCTGGCAGCCGGATACTTCTCCGACAAGGCTGTGGCCAAA CAAGGCATGAGAAGCCATGGCAACCCGCGCCATTTCATCCTGATCTGCATGATGGCTGGAATGTTTGTGTCCATGTACCTGTTCAGAGTCACAGTCAGCCCAGACAGCTCCAAG GTGTGGATACTTACCTTGGGAGCAGTTTTTGGTTTCTCATCTTACGGACCAATAGCATTGTTTGGGGTTATAGCCAATGAGAGCGCTCCATCCAACTACTGTGGGACGTCACATGCCATCGTTGCCCTGATGGCCAACA TTGGTGGCTTCTTGTCTGGACTGCCATTCAGCACCATTGCCAAGCACCACGGCTGGGAAATGGCATTCTGGGTAGCAGAGATCACCTGTGCCGTTACCACTGTTGGATTCTTCCTGTTGCGCAACATCA